A region from the Colius striatus isolate bColStr4 chromosome 12, bColStr4.1.hap1, whole genome shotgun sequence genome encodes:
- the GOLIM4 gene encoding Golgi integral membrane protein 4 isoform X1, whose protein sequence is MGNGMCSRKQKRIFQSLLLLTVVFGFLYGAMLYYELQGQLRKAEATALKYQQHQESLSAQLQVVYEHRSRLEKSLQKERLEHKKAKEDFLVYKLEAQETLNKGRQDSNSRYSALSVQHQMLKSQHEELKKQHADLEEDHRKQGEEFSRTFSDHKERYLQLQQEKEQEISKLKESLYNLREENRQLRKAHQDIHTQLQDVKQQHKNLLSQHNQLVVTLEDHKSALAAAQSQVEEYKQLKDTLNNIPSFRQPQKLEGPNQEAEVRAPSPRSDLPMHHEAVAEEHEEGEKPKEREEIITQEKERAEPFHLQRRAKEGQHAKELNIQEQQEAGEDDEQHVDQVEEERKKEFAEEEMEQAGQPEHLEEEQDQVPEEHEWKKQEQKEEETNMLGDHLPSEITPTKAVTKRHKSAYEQQLEQQHLAARRAEEANQLRERQESLRQQRLREQLLRQQQLQEKELQLQKQAQQGENLYKNRLSQQAHYGNMDHDIVQGEEQGIQEEEGAYERDNQRQDEGEDEDQNNANEQQEPEHQVGNQQADESLQKAGMEDVNPADDPNNQGEDEFEEAEQEREENLPDENEKHKEIDQKLGHPGLEEHLVMAGNPDQQEDNVDEQYQEEGEEEIQEDLTEEKKRELEHNAEEPYGENDDNADDKNNGGADQEQEMQEENNQKDDHEENYEEEEEEEDGRAAAAKTRRRGEM, encoded by the exons TTGTGTATGAGCACAGGTCAAGATTAGAAAAGTCATTACAAAAGGAAAGGCTTGAAcataagaaagcaaaagaag ATTTTCTTGTTTATAAACTAGAAGCACAGGAAACTCTAAATAAAGGAAGG CAAGACTCAAACAGCCGATACAGTGCGCTGAGTGTACAACACCAGATGCTGAAG AGTCAACATGAAGAACTAAAGAAACAGCATGCTGACCTTGAGGAAGATCACCGAAAACAAGGAGAAGAGTTTAGCAGAACATTCAGTGATCACAAGGAGCGATACttacagctgcagcaggaaaaagagCAGGAGATCTCTAAGCTGAAGG AATCCCTGTATAACTTACGAGAGGAGAACAGACAGTTGAGAAAAGCTCACCAAGACATTCACACCCAGCTACAAGATGTCAAG CAACAGCATAAGAACTTACTGTCCCAACACAACCAGCTTGTAGTGACATTGGAAGACCACAAGAGTGCACTAGCAGCTGCTCAG TCCCAGGTGGAGGAATACAAACAGCTGAAGGACACACTCAACAACATACCAAGTTTCCGACAGCCCCAGAAGTTAGAAGGACCAAACCAGGAAGCAGAGGTGCGAGCACCATCTCCCCGCAGCGACCTCCCAATGCACCATGAAGCTGTGGCTGAGGAGCATGAAGAG GGTGAGAAgccaaaagagagagaagaaataattacccaggaaaaagagagagctgAGCCTTTTCACCTGCAAAGGAGGGCTAAGGAGGGCCAGCATGCCAAAGAACTAAATATTCAGGAGCAACAAGAAGCAGGAGAGGATGATGAGCAACATGTCGATCAGGTTGAAGAGGAACGCAAGAAAGAATTTGCAGAGGAAGAAATGGAGCAGGCAGGTCAACCTGAGCACTTGGAGGAGGAACAGGATCAGGTACCAGAAGAGCATGAGTGGAAAAAACaggaacagaaggaagaagaaaccaaCATGTTGGGTGATCATCTTCCTTCAGAG ATAACACCAACGAAAGCTGTAACAAAAAGACATAAGTCAGCTTATGAACAACAACTGGAGCAGCAACATCTTGCAGCCCGAAGAGCAGAGGAAGCCAATCAGCTGCGAGAACGTCAGGAATCCCTGCGCCAGCAACGCCTGCGAGAGCAGCTGCTACGGCAGCAACAGCTGCAGGAGAAGGAgcttcagctgcagaaacaggcaCAGCAAGGAGAAAACCTCTACAAAAACAGGCTAAG CCAGCAGGCTCATTATGGTAACATGGACCATGATATTGTACAAGGAGAAGAGCAAGGCAtccaggaagaggaaggag CTTATGAACGTGACAACCAGCGCCAGGATGAAGGTGAAGATGAAGATCAAAATAATGCAAATGAACAGCAAGAACCAGAACATCAAGTAGGAAATCAGCAGGCTGATGAATCA ttacagaaggCAGGCATGGAAGATGTGAATCCTGCTGATGACCCCAACAATCAGGGAGAAGATGAATTTGAGgaagctgagcaagagagagaagaaaatctaccagatgaaaatgaaaagcacaaagaaatcGATCAGAAACTGGGACATCCAGGACTGGAAGAGCACCTCGTG ATGGCAGGAAATCCCGACCAGCAGGAAGATAATGTGGATGAACAGTaccaggaagagggagaggaggag ATCCAGGAAGACTTGACTGAAGAGAAGAAACGGGAACTGGAACACAATGCTGAAGAGCCATATGGTGAAAATGACGACAAT GCAGATGATAAGAATAATGGAGGGGCAGATCAAGAGCAAGAAATGCAGGAAGAGAACAACCAGAAGGACGATCATGAAGAAAActatgaggaggaggaagaggaggaggacggcagagctgctgcagcaaagaCTCGCAGACGAGGGGAGATGtaa
- the GOLIM4 gene encoding Golgi integral membrane protein 4 isoform X2: MGNGMCSRKQKRIFQSLLLLTVVFGFLYGAMLYYELQGQLRKAEATALKYQQHQESLSAQLQVVYEHRSRLEKSLQKERLEHKKAKEDFLVYKLEAQETLNKGRQDSNSRYSALSVQHQMLKSQHEELKKQHADLEEDHRKQGEEFSRTFSDHKERYLQLQQEKEQEISKLKESLYNLREENRQLRKAHQDIHTQLQDVKQQHKNLLSQHNQLVVTLEDHKSALAAAQSQVEEYKQLKDTLNNIPSFRQPQKLEGPNQEAEVRAPSPRSDLPMHHEAVAEEHEEGEKPKEREEIITQEKERAEPFHLQRRAKEGQHAKELNIQEQQEAGEDDEQHVDQVEEERKKEFAEEEMEQAGQPEHLEEEQDQVPEEHEWKKQEQKEEETNMLGDHLPSEITPTKAVTKRHKSAYEQQLEQQHLAARRAEEANQLRERQESLRQQRLREQLLRQQQLQEKELQLQKQAQQGENLYKNRLSQQAHYGNMDHDIVQGEEQGIQEEEGAYERDNQRQDEGEDEDQNNANEQQEPEHQVGNQQADESKAGMEDVNPADDPNNQGEDEFEEAEQEREENLPDENEKHKEIDQKLGHPGLEEHLVMAGNPDQQEDNVDEQYQEEGEEEIQEDLTEEKKRELEHNAEEPYGENDDNADDKNNGGADQEQEMQEENNQKDDHEENYEEEEEEEDGRAAAAKTRRRGEM; encoded by the exons TTGTGTATGAGCACAGGTCAAGATTAGAAAAGTCATTACAAAAGGAAAGGCTTGAAcataagaaagcaaaagaag ATTTTCTTGTTTATAAACTAGAAGCACAGGAAACTCTAAATAAAGGAAGG CAAGACTCAAACAGCCGATACAGTGCGCTGAGTGTACAACACCAGATGCTGAAG AGTCAACATGAAGAACTAAAGAAACAGCATGCTGACCTTGAGGAAGATCACCGAAAACAAGGAGAAGAGTTTAGCAGAACATTCAGTGATCACAAGGAGCGATACttacagctgcagcaggaaaaagagCAGGAGATCTCTAAGCTGAAGG AATCCCTGTATAACTTACGAGAGGAGAACAGACAGTTGAGAAAAGCTCACCAAGACATTCACACCCAGCTACAAGATGTCAAG CAACAGCATAAGAACTTACTGTCCCAACACAACCAGCTTGTAGTGACATTGGAAGACCACAAGAGTGCACTAGCAGCTGCTCAG TCCCAGGTGGAGGAATACAAACAGCTGAAGGACACACTCAACAACATACCAAGTTTCCGACAGCCCCAGAAGTTAGAAGGACCAAACCAGGAAGCAGAGGTGCGAGCACCATCTCCCCGCAGCGACCTCCCAATGCACCATGAAGCTGTGGCTGAGGAGCATGAAGAG GGTGAGAAgccaaaagagagagaagaaataattacccaggaaaaagagagagctgAGCCTTTTCACCTGCAAAGGAGGGCTAAGGAGGGCCAGCATGCCAAAGAACTAAATATTCAGGAGCAACAAGAAGCAGGAGAGGATGATGAGCAACATGTCGATCAGGTTGAAGAGGAACGCAAGAAAGAATTTGCAGAGGAAGAAATGGAGCAGGCAGGTCAACCTGAGCACTTGGAGGAGGAACAGGATCAGGTACCAGAAGAGCATGAGTGGAAAAAACaggaacagaaggaagaagaaaccaaCATGTTGGGTGATCATCTTCCTTCAGAG ATAACACCAACGAAAGCTGTAACAAAAAGACATAAGTCAGCTTATGAACAACAACTGGAGCAGCAACATCTTGCAGCCCGAAGAGCAGAGGAAGCCAATCAGCTGCGAGAACGTCAGGAATCCCTGCGCCAGCAACGCCTGCGAGAGCAGCTGCTACGGCAGCAACAGCTGCAGGAGAAGGAgcttcagctgcagaaacaggcaCAGCAAGGAGAAAACCTCTACAAAAACAGGCTAAG CCAGCAGGCTCATTATGGTAACATGGACCATGATATTGTACAAGGAGAAGAGCAAGGCAtccaggaagaggaaggag CTTATGAACGTGACAACCAGCGCCAGGATGAAGGTGAAGATGAAGATCAAAATAATGCAAATGAACAGCAAGAACCAGAACATCAAGTAGGAAATCAGCAGGCTGATGAATCA aaggCAGGCATGGAAGATGTGAATCCTGCTGATGACCCCAACAATCAGGGAGAAGATGAATTTGAGgaagctgagcaagagagagaagaaaatctaccagatgaaaatgaaaagcacaaagaaatcGATCAGAAACTGGGACATCCAGGACTGGAAGAGCACCTCGTG ATGGCAGGAAATCCCGACCAGCAGGAAGATAATGTGGATGAACAGTaccaggaagagggagaggaggag ATCCAGGAAGACTTGACTGAAGAGAAGAAACGGGAACTGGAACACAATGCTGAAGAGCCATATGGTGAAAATGACGACAAT GCAGATGATAAGAATAATGGAGGGGCAGATCAAGAGCAAGAAATGCAGGAAGAGAACAACCAGAAGGACGATCATGAAGAAAActatgaggaggaggaagaggaggaggacggcagagctgctgcagcaaagaCTCGCAGACGAGGGGAGATGtaa
- the GOLIM4 gene encoding Golgi integral membrane protein 4 isoform X4, translating to MGNGMCSRKQKRIFQSLLLLTVVFGFLYGAMLYYELQGQLRKAEATALKYQQHQESLSAQLQVVYEHRSRLEKSLQKERLEHKKAKEDFLVYKLEAQETLNKGRQDSNSRYSALSVQHQMLKSQHEELKKQHADLEEDHRKQGEEFSRTFSDHKERYLQLQQEKEQEISKLKESLYNLREENRQLRKAHQDIHTQLQDVKSQVEEYKQLKDTLNNIPSFRQPQKLEGPNQEAEVRAPSPRSDLPMHHEAVAEEHEEGEKPKEREEIITQEKERAEPFHLQRRAKEGQHAKELNIQEQQEAGEDDEQHVDQVEEERKKEFAEEEMEQAGQPEHLEEEQDQVPEEHEWKKQEQKEEETNMLGDHLPSEITPTKAVTKRHKSAYEQQLEQQHLAARRAEEANQLRERQESLRQQRLREQLLRQQQLQEKELQLQKQAQQGENLYKNRLSQQAHYGNMDHDIVQGEEQGIQEEEGAYERDNQRQDEGEDEDQNNANEQQEPEHQVGNQQADESKAGMEDVNPADDPNNQGEDEFEEAEQEREENLPDENEKHKEIDQKLGHPGLEEHLVMAGNPDQQEDNVDEQYQEEGEEEIQEDLTEEKKRELEHNAEEPYGENDDNADDKNNGGADQEQEMQEENNQKDDHEENYEEEEEEEDGRAAAAKTRRRGEM from the exons TTGTGTATGAGCACAGGTCAAGATTAGAAAAGTCATTACAAAAGGAAAGGCTTGAAcataagaaagcaaaagaag ATTTTCTTGTTTATAAACTAGAAGCACAGGAAACTCTAAATAAAGGAAGG CAAGACTCAAACAGCCGATACAGTGCGCTGAGTGTACAACACCAGATGCTGAAG AGTCAACATGAAGAACTAAAGAAACAGCATGCTGACCTTGAGGAAGATCACCGAAAACAAGGAGAAGAGTTTAGCAGAACATTCAGTGATCACAAGGAGCGATACttacagctgcagcaggaaaaagagCAGGAGATCTCTAAGCTGAAGG AATCCCTGTATAACTTACGAGAGGAGAACAGACAGTTGAGAAAAGCTCACCAAGACATTCACACCCAGCTACAAGATGTCAAG TCCCAGGTGGAGGAATACAAACAGCTGAAGGACACACTCAACAACATACCAAGTTTCCGACAGCCCCAGAAGTTAGAAGGACCAAACCAGGAAGCAGAGGTGCGAGCACCATCTCCCCGCAGCGACCTCCCAATGCACCATGAAGCTGTGGCTGAGGAGCATGAAGAG GGTGAGAAgccaaaagagagagaagaaataattacccaggaaaaagagagagctgAGCCTTTTCACCTGCAAAGGAGGGCTAAGGAGGGCCAGCATGCCAAAGAACTAAATATTCAGGAGCAACAAGAAGCAGGAGAGGATGATGAGCAACATGTCGATCAGGTTGAAGAGGAACGCAAGAAAGAATTTGCAGAGGAAGAAATGGAGCAGGCAGGTCAACCTGAGCACTTGGAGGAGGAACAGGATCAGGTACCAGAAGAGCATGAGTGGAAAAAACaggaacagaaggaagaagaaaccaaCATGTTGGGTGATCATCTTCCTTCAGAG ATAACACCAACGAAAGCTGTAACAAAAAGACATAAGTCAGCTTATGAACAACAACTGGAGCAGCAACATCTTGCAGCCCGAAGAGCAGAGGAAGCCAATCAGCTGCGAGAACGTCAGGAATCCCTGCGCCAGCAACGCCTGCGAGAGCAGCTGCTACGGCAGCAACAGCTGCAGGAGAAGGAgcttcagctgcagaaacaggcaCAGCAAGGAGAAAACCTCTACAAAAACAGGCTAAG CCAGCAGGCTCATTATGGTAACATGGACCATGATATTGTACAAGGAGAAGAGCAAGGCAtccaggaagaggaaggag CTTATGAACGTGACAACCAGCGCCAGGATGAAGGTGAAGATGAAGATCAAAATAATGCAAATGAACAGCAAGAACCAGAACATCAAGTAGGAAATCAGCAGGCTGATGAATCA aaggCAGGCATGGAAGATGTGAATCCTGCTGATGACCCCAACAATCAGGGAGAAGATGAATTTGAGgaagctgagcaagagagagaagaaaatctaccagatgaaaatgaaaagcacaaagaaatcGATCAGAAACTGGGACATCCAGGACTGGAAGAGCACCTCGTG ATGGCAGGAAATCCCGACCAGCAGGAAGATAATGTGGATGAACAGTaccaggaagagggagaggaggag ATCCAGGAAGACTTGACTGAAGAGAAGAAACGGGAACTGGAACACAATGCTGAAGAGCCATATGGTGAAAATGACGACAAT GCAGATGATAAGAATAATGGAGGGGCAGATCAAGAGCAAGAAATGCAGGAAGAGAACAACCAGAAGGACGATCATGAAGAAAActatgaggaggaggaagaggaggaggacggcagagctgctgcagcaaagaCTCGCAGACGAGGGGAGATGtaa
- the GOLIM4 gene encoding Golgi integral membrane protein 4 isoform X3 yields MGNGMCSRKQKRIFQSLLLLTVVFGFLYGAMLYYELQGQLRKAEATALKYQQHQESLSAQLQVVYEHRSRLEKSLQKERLEHKKAKEDFLVYKLEAQETLNKGRQDSNSRYSALSVQHQMLKSQHEELKKQHADLEEDHRKQGEEFSRTFSDHKERYLQLQQEKEQEISKLKESLYNLREENRQLRKAHQDIHTQLQDVKSQVEEYKQLKDTLNNIPSFRQPQKLEGPNQEAEVRAPSPRSDLPMHHEAVAEEHEEGEKPKEREEIITQEKERAEPFHLQRRAKEGQHAKELNIQEQQEAGEDDEQHVDQVEEERKKEFAEEEMEQAGQPEHLEEEQDQVPEEHEWKKQEQKEEETNMLGDHLPSEITPTKAVTKRHKSAYEQQLEQQHLAARRAEEANQLRERQESLRQQRLREQLLRQQQLQEKELQLQKQAQQGENLYKNRLSQQAHYGNMDHDIVQGEEQGIQEEEGAYERDNQRQDEGEDEDQNNANEQQEPEHQVGNQQADESLQKAGMEDVNPADDPNNQGEDEFEEAEQEREENLPDENEKHKEIDQKLGHPGLEEHLVMAGNPDQQEDNVDEQYQEEGEEEIQEDLTEEKKRELEHNAEEPYGENDDNADDKNNGGADQEQEMQEENNQKDDHEENYEEEEEEEDGRAAAAKTRRRGEM; encoded by the exons TTGTGTATGAGCACAGGTCAAGATTAGAAAAGTCATTACAAAAGGAAAGGCTTGAAcataagaaagcaaaagaag ATTTTCTTGTTTATAAACTAGAAGCACAGGAAACTCTAAATAAAGGAAGG CAAGACTCAAACAGCCGATACAGTGCGCTGAGTGTACAACACCAGATGCTGAAG AGTCAACATGAAGAACTAAAGAAACAGCATGCTGACCTTGAGGAAGATCACCGAAAACAAGGAGAAGAGTTTAGCAGAACATTCAGTGATCACAAGGAGCGATACttacagctgcagcaggaaaaagagCAGGAGATCTCTAAGCTGAAGG AATCCCTGTATAACTTACGAGAGGAGAACAGACAGTTGAGAAAAGCTCACCAAGACATTCACACCCAGCTACAAGATGTCAAG TCCCAGGTGGAGGAATACAAACAGCTGAAGGACACACTCAACAACATACCAAGTTTCCGACAGCCCCAGAAGTTAGAAGGACCAAACCAGGAAGCAGAGGTGCGAGCACCATCTCCCCGCAGCGACCTCCCAATGCACCATGAAGCTGTGGCTGAGGAGCATGAAGAG GGTGAGAAgccaaaagagagagaagaaataattacccaggaaaaagagagagctgAGCCTTTTCACCTGCAAAGGAGGGCTAAGGAGGGCCAGCATGCCAAAGAACTAAATATTCAGGAGCAACAAGAAGCAGGAGAGGATGATGAGCAACATGTCGATCAGGTTGAAGAGGAACGCAAGAAAGAATTTGCAGAGGAAGAAATGGAGCAGGCAGGTCAACCTGAGCACTTGGAGGAGGAACAGGATCAGGTACCAGAAGAGCATGAGTGGAAAAAACaggaacagaaggaagaagaaaccaaCATGTTGGGTGATCATCTTCCTTCAGAG ATAACACCAACGAAAGCTGTAACAAAAAGACATAAGTCAGCTTATGAACAACAACTGGAGCAGCAACATCTTGCAGCCCGAAGAGCAGAGGAAGCCAATCAGCTGCGAGAACGTCAGGAATCCCTGCGCCAGCAACGCCTGCGAGAGCAGCTGCTACGGCAGCAACAGCTGCAGGAGAAGGAgcttcagctgcagaaacaggcaCAGCAAGGAGAAAACCTCTACAAAAACAGGCTAAG CCAGCAGGCTCATTATGGTAACATGGACCATGATATTGTACAAGGAGAAGAGCAAGGCAtccaggaagaggaaggag CTTATGAACGTGACAACCAGCGCCAGGATGAAGGTGAAGATGAAGATCAAAATAATGCAAATGAACAGCAAGAACCAGAACATCAAGTAGGAAATCAGCAGGCTGATGAATCA ttacagaaggCAGGCATGGAAGATGTGAATCCTGCTGATGACCCCAACAATCAGGGAGAAGATGAATTTGAGgaagctgagcaagagagagaagaaaatctaccagatgaaaatgaaaagcacaaagaaatcGATCAGAAACTGGGACATCCAGGACTGGAAGAGCACCTCGTG ATGGCAGGAAATCCCGACCAGCAGGAAGATAATGTGGATGAACAGTaccaggaagagggagaggaggag ATCCAGGAAGACTTGACTGAAGAGAAGAAACGGGAACTGGAACACAATGCTGAAGAGCCATATGGTGAAAATGACGACAAT GCAGATGATAAGAATAATGGAGGGGCAGATCAAGAGCAAGAAATGCAGGAAGAGAACAACCAGAAGGACGATCATGAAGAAAActatgaggaggaggaagaggaggaggacggcagagctgctgcagcaaagaCTCGCAGACGAGGGGAGATGtaa